The following are encoded in a window of Maridesulfovibrio ferrireducens genomic DNA:
- the dsrO gene encoding sulfate reduction electron transfer complex DsrMKJOP subunit DsrO, whose protein sequence is MKQSRRNFLKFAGLSAAGLCLAPTAAALASGGGGYGKAHAVVNANSKHAKRWAMVIDTRKLNTDEAINALAEVCHHIHNVPTIPGKQDVKWLWEGTYSETFPYQTNNFPSEELEKRKFPLLCNHCESPSCVRVCPTKATFQRADGIVAMDYHRCIGCRYCMAACPFGARSFNFMDPRLHLDMEKINVKFPTRMRGVVEKCNFCVERLAVGEMPACVEKSSGAMTFGDLQDPDSNVRKVLRENFTIRRNPAAGTEPGVYYII, encoded by the coding sequence ATGAAACAGAGTAGAAGAAACTTCCTCAAGTTTGCAGGCCTCTCGGCAGCAGGACTTTGTCTTGCTCCCACAGCTGCAGCTCTGGCATCAGGCGGAGGCGGATATGGCAAAGCACATGCTGTTGTCAACGCTAACTCCAAACATGCCAAACGCTGGGCTATGGTTATCGACACCCGCAAGCTCAACACTGATGAAGCAATAAACGCTCTGGCTGAAGTTTGTCACCACATCCACAACGTTCCAACGATTCCTGGTAAACAGGACGTCAAATGGTTGTGGGAAGGTACTTATTCCGAAACATTCCCATATCAAACAAATAACTTCCCTTCGGAAGAGCTTGAAAAACGCAAATTCCCGTTGCTTTGCAACCACTGCGAAAGCCCTTCCTGTGTACGCGTCTGCCCCACAAAGGCGACCTTCCAGCGTGCTGACGGAATCGTAGCAATGGATTACCATCGCTGCATCGGCTGTCGTTACTGTATGGCTGCTTGCCCCTTTGGTGCTCGTAGCTTCAACTTCATGGATCCAAGACTCCATCTCGATATGGAAAAGATCAATGTGAAGTTCCCCACCCGCATGCGCGGTGTTGTTGAAAAATGCAACTTCTGCGTAGAGCGTCTCGCCGTTGGCGAAATGCCCGCTTGTGTGGAAAAATCCAGTGGCGCGATGACCTTTGGTGATCTTCAGGACCCTGATTCAAACGTCAGAAAGGTTCTTAGGGAGAACTTCACCATCCGTAGGAACCCCGCTGCCGGCACCGAGCCCGGCGTGTACTACATCATTTAG
- the dsrP gene encoding sulfate reduction electron transfer complex DsrMKJOP subunit DsrP yields MLEKALKGGPKYWSWIFFLLLIIGAGFTVYLNQLQEGLTVTGLSRDVSWGFYIAQFTYLVGLAASGVMIVLPYYFHHYKKFKGMVIMGEFMAIAAVIMCLGFIIVDIGQPQRMMNMIFHPTPNSILFWDMIVLNGYLLLNVVIGWTCLESERQRVKPPKWIRPLAYTSIVWAFSIHTVTAFLYAGLPGRHYWLTAILAARFLASAFCAGPAILLLVVFITRKVTDYDPGKAAINTLTKIITYAMLVNVFFFLLEVFTAFYSNIPGHTHSLAYLFVGSHGHTELVPWMWTATVFAFISLALLVPPKLRDNQKLLPWALILLVIATWIDKGLALLIGGLTPNPFNEITTYWPTGKELMVSLMVYAIGALVLTILYKVATDIKRDLGELVEPE; encoded by the coding sequence ATGCTCGAAAAAGCACTCAAAGGTGGCCCGAAATATTGGAGCTGGATTTTCTTCCTGCTTCTTATTATCGGCGCAGGCTTCACTGTATATCTGAATCAATTACAGGAAGGACTTACCGTCACGGGCCTTAGCCGTGATGTTTCCTGGGGATTCTATATTGCCCAGTTTACCTATTTGGTCGGTCTCGCCGCTTCCGGTGTTATGATCGTTCTGCCTTACTACTTCCATCACTATAAGAAGTTTAAAGGCATGGTAATCATGGGTGAATTCATGGCTATTGCAGCTGTCATAATGTGTCTCGGTTTCATTATCGTAGACATCGGGCAGCCACAGCGTATGATGAACATGATTTTCCATCCGACTCCTAACTCAATCCTGTTCTGGGACATGATCGTTCTTAACGGTTACCTGCTCCTGAACGTAGTTATCGGGTGGACATGTTTAGAATCTGAACGCCAGCGTGTGAAACCGCCAAAATGGATCAGGCCTTTGGCTTACACATCCATCGTATGGGCGTTCTCTATTCATACGGTTACCGCGTTCTTGTATGCAGGACTTCCAGGCCGTCATTACTGGCTTACCGCCATTCTGGCTGCCCGCTTCCTAGCTTCTGCATTCTGTGCTGGACCTGCTATTCTTCTTCTGGTTGTATTCATTACCCGCAAGGTTACTGATTACGATCCAGGAAAAGCTGCAATCAACACACTTACAAAGATCATTACTTATGCAATGCTCGTGAACGTATTCTTCTTCTTGCTTGAAGTGTTCACCGCATTCTACTCCAATATCCCAGGTCATACTCATTCCCTCGCATACCTATTCGTAGGTAGCCATGGACACACTGAACTGGTTCCTTGGATGTGGACAGCAACAGTATTTGCATTCATCAGTTTAGCTCTGCTTGTTCCGCCTAAATTGCGCGACAATCAGAAACTGCTGCCATGGGCACTTATCCTCCTCGTTATTGCAACATGGATCGATAAGGGTCTAGCACTGCTGATTGGTGGTCTTACTCCAAACCCATTCAACGAAATCACCACTTACTGGCCTACCGGCAAAGAATTGATGGTTTCCTTGATGGTCTACGCTATTGGTGCTCTTGTCCTGACAATCCTTTATAAGGTTGCCACAGACATCAAACGCGACCTTGGCGAGCTAGTTGAACCTGAGTAA
- a CDS encoding universal stress protein, producing the protein MITIKKILCAVDFSEHSPVVADYANTLAKTMGSKIICLYVAPSLDQYVGFHVPPSSIENFVGEIVTGADTTMETFIEENFKDAKVNGKVMTGYAAEEILTLAKAEEVDMIIMGTHGRRGIDRILFGSVAEKVVKAAKCPVLTVRPE; encoded by the coding sequence ATGATTACCATCAAAAAGATACTCTGCGCAGTGGACTTTTCGGAACACAGCCCGGTAGTAGCTGATTATGCAAACACTCTTGCCAAAACTATGGGATCTAAAATCATTTGCCTGTATGTTGCTCCTTCACTCGATCAATATGTAGGATTCCATGTTCCGCCAAGTTCCATTGAAAATTTTGTCGGCGAAATAGTTACCGGAGCAGACACAACCATGGAAACCTTCATCGAAGAAAACTTTAAAGATGCAAAGGTTAACGGAAAAGTAATGACCGGTTACGCAGCTGAAGAAATTTTAACTCTCGCTAAAGCTGAAGAAGTAGACATGATTATCATGGGAACCCACGGCAGAAGAGGAATTGATCGTATTCTATTCGGTTCCGTTGCAGAAAAGGTCGTTAAAGCTGCAAAATGCCCTGTGCTTACCGTCAGACCTGAATAA
- the hisC gene encoding histidinol-phosphate transaminase — MSPIKVRPDVMETKPYAPGLTIEEIKEKYGLDNVIKLASNENPLGASPLAQKAIIRHAPNIFRYPHNGNPRLNKAIAKRYGFAEENIICGNGSDEVIDLLIRVKAEPGRDEVLTYESCFSMYSLMSRLCGINFRQLPREADHKQPLKAMAAAVTDKTAIVFVTTPDNPTGLAVTARDVREMVMAIPEQTILAIDEAYIDFATPAEEYDMRPLLNEFPNIVLLRTFSKAFGLAGMRVGFGIMSTELAGYINRARAPFTVSLLAEEAALAALDDDAFYNETLDVVLRGRKLFTDEITAMGCEVLPSQSNFIMFKPTRDAGEVFEELLKRGLIVRPLKSFGLGEYIRVNMGTDRENKIFLQNLKELL; from the coding sequence ATGTCCCCTATCAAAGTCCGCCCTGACGTGATGGAGACCAAACCCTACGCTCCTGGACTTACCATCGAAGAGATCAAAGAGAAGTACGGTCTGGATAATGTTATTAAACTCGCGAGCAATGAAAATCCGCTCGGAGCCTCTCCACTCGCTCAAAAAGCAATAATACGTCATGCCCCTAATATTTTTCGTTACCCGCATAACGGCAACCCCCGCCTGAATAAAGCTATTGCAAAACGGTACGGATTTGCTGAAGAAAACATCATATGCGGAAACGGTTCTGACGAAGTTATCGACCTGCTGATTAGAGTTAAAGCCGAACCCGGTCGTGACGAAGTGCTGACCTATGAATCATGTTTCAGCATGTACAGCCTTATGTCTCGTCTTTGCGGTATAAATTTCCGACAGCTTCCCCGCGAAGCTGATCATAAACAGCCTCTTAAAGCTATGGCCGCTGCGGTTACAGACAAAACTGCCATAGTTTTTGTAACGACTCCTGACAATCCGACAGGGCTTGCAGTCACGGCAAGAGATGTCCGCGAAATGGTCATGGCTATTCCCGAACAAACTATCCTTGCCATAGACGAGGCATACATTGATTTCGCAACCCCTGCGGAAGAATATGACATGCGTCCGCTGTTAAATGAATTTCCGAATATCGTCCTGCTCAGAACATTCTCTAAAGCCTTCGGACTGGCTGGAATGCGGGTCGGATTCGGCATAATGAGTACAGAGCTTGCCGGTTACATCAACCGCGCACGTGCTCCTTTCACCGTCAGCCTCCTTGCAGAAGAAGCAGCCCTTGCTGCACTCGACGACGACGCGTTCTATAATGAGACTCTGGACGTTGTTCTGCGCGGCAGAAAACTCTTCACAGACGAAATTACAGCTATGGGATGTGAAGTTCTGCCTTCGCAATCCAACTTTATTATGTTCAAACCCACCCGCGATGCCGGAGAAGTTTTTGAAGAACTTCTAAAACGCGGTCTCATTGTGCGCCCGCTTAAAAGCTTCGGCCTCGGCGAATATATTCGTGTGAATATGGGCACAGATCGTGAAAATAAAATATTCTTACAAAACCTCAAGGAGCTTCTGTAA
- the cmk gene encoding (d)CMP kinase, translating into MAVPFIITIDGPAGVGKSTLAQRLADHFKIAYLDTGAMFRATAWKLGEDSWDWDSSKIETALKSFSFTLSGSGSNSVLSLNGTALTNDIRTETVGMWASNVAKIPAVRVFQKIAQREIGNTTSLIAEGRDMGTVIFPQAPCKFFLDADLEERARRRFSQLEEMGKPANLTELIEQIGARDDQDRNRKEAPLKAADDAIIVDTTKLDIDGVFKKLVAEVKKISA; encoded by the coding sequence ATGGCGGTCCCTTTCATCATAACTATCGACGGCCCTGCCGGTGTAGGTAAATCAACACTTGCTCAACGTCTCGCAGATCATTTTAAAATTGCCTATCTGGATACCGGAGCAATGTTCAGAGCGACCGCTTGGAAACTGGGCGAAGATTCATGGGACTGGGACAGCTCTAAAATTGAGACTGCTCTTAAATCCTTCTCGTTCACTCTGTCCGGTTCTGGAAGCAACTCTGTGCTCAGCCTTAACGGAACAGCGTTAACAAACGACATTCGCACAGAAACAGTGGGTATGTGGGCCTCTAACGTTGCTAAAATTCCAGCCGTCCGCGTTTTCCAAAAGATAGCACAGCGCGAGATTGGAAACACGACCTCTCTTATTGCAGAAGGCAGAGACATGGGCACGGTTATTTTCCCGCAAGCTCCCTGTAAATTCTTCCTTGATGCTGACTTAGAAGAACGAGCCCGCAGACGTTTTTCTCAGCTTGAAGAAATGGGCAAACCTGCAAATCTCACCGAACTGATTGAACAAATCGGAGCAAGAGACGATCAGGACCGCAACCGCAAAGAAGCTCCTCTGAAAGCCGCAGATGATGCCATCATTGTTGACACAACAAAGCTTGATATCGACGGAGTTTTTAAAAAACTTGTCGCAGAAGTTAAAAAAATATCAGCTTAA
- a CDS encoding HAD-IIB family hydrolase: MNLSCKLKELFPNISNIVNQPLTEDLAGSFFPANSTRFAHMKQAARTAERIARQTGLDEEQAEKLITAALFHDVGYSEKLGQTGFHPLDGAAFLAHAGAQDEVIEAVLWHSSTQRDIHFYPEIENIYKNFPDPSENNHTLKGVSYCDFRTSPVGQSFSFGQRISEFKKRPGASSYAQETAKWTLPKARATQAAYVKAISNQQQTSLPWIFCDIDSTLIYPGQTINTATTEALYRYVEAGGKMSLITGKHLISIRDFLRESGMEGPHSGVNGSMIIKDDHLTSYGPTVENYKAIEDILIAEGIHYATYVAGGIWTRSPLTEAEIESYKFVGEILPQPGTTPDKGGIFKVLTFSHKNDRKRCAFVRDLAAKQGLACVRTADGFLEICPNGHGKHAAAMHIMNEAGWSDLNSISIGDSENDLSMFGVTGLSAAVANATEDVLPAADLNIPSCIDNGVAQLLDALVESAKGGSWEIPSKWLAQY, translated from the coding sequence TTGAACCTTTCCTGCAAATTAAAAGAACTGTTTCCAAATATTTCAAATATAGTAAACCAGCCTCTAACAGAAGATCTTGCCGGTTCATTTTTCCCCGCAAACTCGACACGCTTTGCTCATATGAAACAAGCTGCCCGGACAGCTGAAAGAATCGCCAGACAGACAGGACTGGACGAAGAGCAGGCGGAAAAATTGATTACTGCGGCACTTTTCCATGACGTCGGTTACTCTGAGAAGCTGGGACAGACCGGATTCCACCCTTTAGACGGCGCAGCCTTCCTTGCACATGCCGGAGCGCAAGATGAAGTCATAGAAGCTGTTTTATGGCACTCCAGCACACAACGAGACATCCACTTCTATCCTGAAATTGAAAATATATATAAAAATTTTCCTGATCCTTCTGAAAACAACCACACACTGAAAGGTGTCAGCTATTGTGATTTCCGAACTTCGCCAGTGGGACAATCTTTTTCTTTCGGACAAAGAATAAGTGAATTTAAAAAAAGACCCGGAGCCAGTAGTTACGCTCAGGAAACAGCCAAGTGGACACTTCCAAAAGCGCGGGCAACACAAGCTGCTTATGTTAAGGCTATCTCCAACCAACAGCAAACGTCCCTGCCATGGATTTTCTGCGATATTGACAGCACGCTCATATATCCGGGTCAAACGATCAATACAGCCACAACCGAGGCCTTGTACAGATATGTTGAAGCAGGTGGAAAGATGTCCCTTATTACGGGAAAGCACCTTATCAGCATCCGTGATTTTCTACGGGAATCAGGCATGGAAGGCCCGCATTCAGGGGTAAACGGCTCGATGATCATTAAAGATGATCACCTTACTTCTTACGGACCTACGGTCGAAAATTACAAAGCTATTGAAGACATTCTTATTGCAGAAGGAATCCACTACGCAACCTATGTTGCTGGTGGAATATGGACCAGATCGCCATTAACAGAGGCTGAAATCGAATCTTATAAGTTTGTCGGAGAAATTCTTCCACAACCGGGCACAACTCCGGACAAAGGCGGAATATTCAAAGTTCTTACCTTCTCCCATAAAAATGACAGAAAACGATGCGCTTTCGTTCGAGATCTTGCTGCCAAACAAGGACTTGCTTGTGTGCGCACTGCTGATGGATTTCTAGAAATATGCCCCAATGGACACGGAAAACATGCCGCAGCCATGCATATTATGAACGAAGCAGGCTGGTCTGATTTGAACAGTATCTCAATCGGCGACAGCGAAAACGATCTCAGCATGTTCGGCGTTACGGGTCTAAGCGCGGCGGTTGCCAATGCAACTGAAGATGTCCTCCCAGCCGCCGACCTGAATATTCCTTCCTGCATCGACAACGGAGTCGCACAGTTGTTGGATGCTCTTGTTGAATCCGCAAAAGGTGGAAGTTGGGAAATTCCAAGTAAATGGCTGGCACAATATTAG
- the glf gene encoding UDP-galactopyranose mutase: MSHKYVVVGAGITGSVIARRIAEERGEKVLVLDSRNHIGGNCYSRFDPETGIEVHRYGTHIFHTSERRVWDYLNRFTEFNSYRHKVLTTYKNRTYHMPVNLQTINSFFNLSLRPHEVAGFIQKQSEKENITDPQNLEEKAISLIGRDLYEAFVKGYTLKQWECDPRELSADIISRLPFRHTYECDYFTCRYQGLPYQGYGKMFENMLDHELITVQLETDFFDIRNELPEDCTVYYSGPVDRFFDYCHGELTWRSLRFEYGTEDVVDYQGTSVMNYADIDVPYTRIHEYQHLHPERENKSGKTVISREFSMKWKQGEEPYYPVNTAEDRKILELYQAEAQKLPRVHFTGRLGQYKYYDMDKAVLAALEIELKTLS; encoded by the coding sequence GTGTCGCATAAATACGTAGTCGTTGGAGCAGGGATAACGGGTTCAGTCATAGCGCGCCGCATTGCTGAAGAGCGTGGAGAGAAGGTGCTGGTTCTTGACAGCCGTAACCACATCGGAGGCAATTGTTACAGTCGGTTTGATCCTGAAACCGGGATTGAAGTTCATCGCTACGGAACTCATATTTTTCATACTTCCGAGCGTAGAGTTTGGGACTATCTGAACCGCTTCACGGAATTCAACAGCTATCGCCATAAAGTTCTGACTACCTATAAGAACCGCACCTACCATATGCCTGTAAATTTACAGACGATTAATTCTTTTTTTAATCTGAGTTTACGCCCGCATGAAGTTGCCGGATTCATTCAGAAGCAAAGCGAAAAAGAGAACATCACCGATCCTCAAAATTTAGAAGAAAAGGCCATCAGTCTTATCGGTCGTGATCTTTATGAAGCCTTTGTCAAAGGGTATACGCTTAAGCAATGGGAATGTGATCCGCGTGAACTTTCCGCCGATATAATCAGTCGATTGCCGTTTCGCCACACTTACGAATGTGATTATTTCACCTGCCGCTATCAGGGGTTGCCGTATCAAGGGTATGGCAAGATGTTTGAGAATATGCTGGATCATGAGTTGATCACCGTTCAGCTTGAAACAGATTTTTTTGATATCCGTAATGAGTTGCCGGAAGATTGCACGGTCTACTATTCCGGTCCGGTCGATCGCTTTTTTGATTACTGCCACGGGGAGCTGACTTGGCGTTCGCTGAGATTTGAATATGGGACAGAAGATGTGGTAGATTATCAGGGAACATCGGTTATGAATTATGCCGATATTGATGTGCCCTATACTCGCATTCATGAATATCAGCACCTCCATCCAGAAAGGGAAAACAAGAGCGGCAAAACCGTCATCTCCCGCGAGTTCTCCATGAAGTGGAAGCAGGGTGAAGAACCATATTATCCCGTCAACACCGCAGAGGACCGCAAGATCTTGGAATTGTATCAGGCTGAAGCGCAAAAACTACCGAGAGTTCATTTCACTGGAAGACTCGGGCAGTATAAATATTACGATATGGATAAGGCTGTGCTGGCGGCGCTTGAGATTGAACTAAAAACCCTCTCCTGA
- the hflC gene encoding protease modulator HflC produces the protein MSLLKKSSAPLAILLIFLVLGVAQSAFIVKQTEKAIVLQLGKPKAGPLGPGLHFKLPFVQNVIYFDSRLLEYDARPAEILTKDKKNMVVDNYSKWRITDPLQFYRTVTSIPRAQARLDDIIYAELRVALGGYTLIEIISSDRTAIMTEVTLKSNELVADYGIEIIDVRIKRTDLPPENARAIYGRMRAERERMAKQYRSQGSEASARITAQADKERAITLADANLKAEILRGEGDGIATKTYADSFGKAPGFYEFKKSLEAYEKGFKENTRIILSQDNPFLKYMK, from the coding sequence ATGAGTTTACTTAAAAAAAGCTCCGCACCCCTGGCAATATTACTTATATTTTTAGTTTTGGGAGTTGCGCAAAGTGCATTTATTGTAAAGCAGACTGAGAAAGCAATCGTATTGCAGCTTGGTAAGCCTAAAGCCGGACCACTTGGACCGGGACTTCATTTTAAACTCCCGTTCGTTCAGAACGTGATTTATTTTGATTCGCGCTTGCTTGAGTATGACGCTCGTCCTGCTGAAATTCTGACTAAAGATAAGAAGAACATGGTTGTGGATAACTACTCCAAGTGGCGCATTACTGACCCCTTGCAGTTTTATCGCACTGTTACTTCTATTCCTCGTGCTCAGGCTCGTCTTGATGACATCATCTATGCTGAGCTTCGAGTCGCTCTTGGTGGATATACCTTGATTGAGATTATCTCCAGTGACCGTACTGCCATTATGACAGAGGTTACTCTGAAATCTAATGAACTGGTTGCAGATTACGGAATCGAAATCATTGATGTACGTATTAAACGTACTGATCTGCCTCCTGAGAACGCCCGTGCTATTTACGGACGTATGAGGGCGGAACGAGAACGTATGGCAAAACAGTACCGCTCTCAGGGTAGTGAAGCATCAGCCCGCATCACTGCGCAAGCTGATAAAGAAAGAGCAATCACTCTGGCTGACGCCAACCTCAAAGCAGAAATTCTTCGAGGTGAGGGTGACGGAATCGCTACTAAAACATACGCTGACAGTTTCGGAAAGGCTCCTGGATTCTACGAATTCAAGAAGTCTCTGGAAGCATATGAAAAAGGTTTCAAGGAAAACACACGGATCATTCTTTCACAGGATAATCCATTCTTGAAATACATGAAGTAG
- the hflK gene encoding FtsH protease activity modulator HflK has product MNWDWDKLSEQRQRNTGSKTPGVDEINSTIKKFRGTGLPGGKYVIIGIIVLWFLSGVYIVEPDEVGVVTRFGKYVATTNPGPHYHLPVPIESVMKPQVTRIRRVEVGFRSFGSSRSFTQGQSRNVPEESLMLTGDENIVDVQFIVQYQIKDPVEYLFKVTNQDKTLQDAAEAAMREIIGKTKIELALTTGKLQIQTETRALLQSIVDSYELGVNVLAVQLQNVHPPAEVVDAFKDVASAREDKSRYINEAEAYRNDILPKARGQAAVILNRAEAYKETKVRKAEGQAKRFMAVYREYTKAKDVTVKRLYLETMENILSNPDVTKVILSDSAAKRALPFLSLDGGSFPVKAITNKKGVK; this is encoded by the coding sequence ATGAACTGGGACTGGGATAAACTATCGGAACAACGGCAGAGGAACACTGGCTCTAAAACGCCGGGTGTGGATGAAATAAATTCCACGATCAAAAAATTTCGCGGAACCGGATTGCCGGGCGGAAAGTATGTCATAATCGGAATTATCGTGCTTTGGTTTCTTTCAGGAGTCTACATTGTAGAACCTGATGAAGTCGGAGTGGTAACCCGGTTTGGTAAATACGTTGCCACCACTAACCCCGGACCGCACTACCACCTACCGGTTCCTATTGAATCGGTAATGAAACCGCAGGTCACACGCATCAGGCGAGTGGAAGTCGGTTTCCGTTCCTTTGGATCTTCCCGCTCATTCACACAGGGGCAGTCCCGGAACGTTCCCGAAGAATCTCTGATGCTGACAGGTGATGAAAACATCGTTGATGTTCAATTCATCGTTCAATATCAGATTAAAGATCCTGTTGAGTACCTTTTCAAGGTAACCAATCAGGATAAGACTCTTCAGGACGCAGCCGAAGCCGCCATGCGTGAAATTATCGGTAAGACCAAAATTGAATTGGCACTTACTACAGGTAAGTTACAGATTCAGACTGAAACCAGAGCTTTATTGCAGTCCATTGTGGATTCGTATGAGCTTGGTGTTAATGTGCTTGCCGTGCAGTTGCAGAATGTGCATCCACCGGCTGAAGTCGTTGACGCCTTTAAAGACGTTGCAAGTGCTCGTGAAGATAAAAGCCGTTACATCAACGAAGCTGAAGCATATCGTAATGATATTCTGCCGAAAGCTCGTGGACAGGCCGCTGTTATCCTGAACAGAGCTGAAGCGTACAAGGAAACTAAAGTACGTAAAGCAGAAGGTCAGGCTAAGAGATTCATGGCTGTTTATCGCGAATACACAAAAGCTAAGGACGTTACAGTTAAACGTTTGTATCTGGAAACAATGGAAAACATCCTTTCCAATCCTGATGTGACCAAGGTTATTCTTTCAGATAGTGCTGCTAAAAGAGCGCTGCCGTTTCTGTCTTTGGACGGAGGGTCGTTCCCTGTTAAAGCTATAACTAATAAGAAGGGGGTAAAGTAA